The window TAAGTCCGGATATGATGAGAGTACTAAGGAAATGTCATTCTAGTTGAGATGTCCAATGTACTAGCTAAACCTTAGGGATTTGAACATCGTCTCTTCTTTTTAACATCTTGTGTAATGTCTATTCATTTTCTTAATGAAGaagtttgtttcttttttcaaaaaaaaaaaaagggggttTTGACACAATGAAGCCATGAATGGATGGATCTTAAAGGAAGAGCAAGAATTTTGCCGAGATGTGTCACCTCTGTGCTTGTGTGGGAGCTTTGGAAAGAACAAAACACGACGATGTCTTTAAACAAAAGTCCCTTACTTTCGGTGATTTTTGTGACCTTTGACAAATTATATTCTTGCTGTGGAGTCTTACACATAAAAGGACTGTATTGATATAACTAACTTTACTGCAACCCATTAGCTTATAATCATATTCTTTTAAGTCTCTATGGATTATCAAAGGTGGTTGATATGATATTTCATTACTAAGGTTATGaatgcaaaaaaagaaaaaaaaaaagacttaacTTCCATTGTAAACacgatttcttctttttcctatCCAGATATTTATCTGGATGGTTTCGATTAGTTAACTGAAAATTGGTGCCCCACATTGcaagaaaaaaattgtaacCTTGCCAATTAAATTATCAGAAAAACACAAGGCAAAGAAACACAAGTTTTTTGTGGACAAAGAATTTAACTTCATTTCAACTCATGTGTGTCAAAGTTTCCGTTGACAGTGATATTCAATTCTATCTAAtataaacaaaattgaaaagaaaagttgTCAAAACTGTCAAGAGAATATTCTCTATGGTCTCAATCTTTCATGAAATATGCAATCTAGAAGTGACATCAATGAAGGCTTCTTCTTTGCAGGGAATGATCAAACCTCCAGTTGGATGGCTGAATCCAAACTCTTCTTCAGCTCTACTAAGTAAATTCACAAATGAAGGATGATTCAAGTAAGAAATCGGAACAAAAAATCGCTTTCTCTGGTTTTCTCCGACGTACACCGGAATATGGCCTTTGGGAACGTCAGACTGACATCTTGTAGAAACAGACTTCATCTTGAGAATCTGCTTGGCACTGAGGAGGACCGAAGGCAAACGGATTCCCATGTCTAAATTTGATTGAGATAAAATGTGCTTGCACTTGAAAGAGAATATGTGAGAGATTTGAGTTGGAGATCAGCTGCTTGTTTTTGGAGTGTATATATAGAAGGAGAAAGGAGAGAAGATAAGAACAAAATATAGCAGATAGATGTTAGAGCTAACCTACTTCATCAAATACTCACATGGGTTGCTTTTAGTGGTTGAAGTACAATCGCTTTCAAATTTGATCCAATTTCTGTTACTGTGGACCCTCTTGTCCCAATAAATGAAGTCATATTCAAACATATCCATCTGGCTGAAAATCTTAGTAGGTATTTGATGCATGTTGCAAAATATGTGGTGTGTAAAATGATGCATGTTGTACTGCTATCACAAGAAGCAGAGGACTTAAATGCCTAAAAGGATGCTTGGGATCTGAGGCTTGTCATTAAGGAAGTTCACATGTATGTTTGCTGGTGCATAATAGTAAGTGGTAACATTGGTTCCCAGCATACCAAAATCGTTTACAACAATAACTGGCTTATCAAGCTGTCTTGCTGAAGTTTGATTTGAAAGGAATCAGAGTATTTTTTATGATAGATCACCATTTTGAATGGATTGTTTTGGAGTTGTTCAGATTAATCATTCGTCTTCCTGTTGCTCTCTTTCCAAGTTTTTCACAGACTTCTCCATTCAAAACTTATGCTTAAATTGGAATGCTTTTATTTTTCCAGCTTAGTATTTATGTTGTAATTGTTATagtactttattttatttatttatttattttttgttccaTTTTATTTTGATCCTTACTCCCTTTTCCTTTCCTTTGAAAAATAAAGGTCGAGCTCTCTGCTTTTAGTAAGTAATAATTGAGCTTTATTGGAAGTTGAACTTGATTCTATTGTAATAACTTGAATTTGATACACTTACAAAAGTTAAATGTTAaatgtataaattaatataattattaattcaaAGTTTTAATTCATAAAATCTGAAATGAAAAAGGGAACTAGTAGGAGCCACAAGAATTAGCTGAAGTAGTTTCTTTTAAGTTTTCTGTTATTGTCAGAACCAAACTCTCTGCTGTTATAATGAAGTCTTCTTCACTATGAAGGCAGCAAATCCATTTGTCACTTCAATTAAATTTGAACATGGGCATTAGACTGTCTTCCACTATTCTCACTATCAAGAAAATTCTAAATATATcagagtaaaaaaaaagaatctttTAACATGAAACAATTTCAAGGGATACAATATAGTTAGAAATTCCATCTTCAGTGAAAATTTGCACATGAAGTGAAGGATGAACCATGTTCAAATTCTGAGACAACTACTTAGAAGTTCAGTAGAGCATGCTCTAACTCATATGGAGAGACAACCAGTTGAACAATAACCAAAGCGCTTGAATCTCCACTAAACAAAGCATATTTAGTAGTTTCGTTAAAAAAAACATCACATGAGACTTATAATTGTATCAACAAAACCTCTAAACTTTTGTAGGTTAGCCAATTTAAACCTTTAGTCAGAATTTCCTTTTAAAATTGTTCATACATCAACTTTCAGTTAGAGTTTGCATTAGGCAGAGTAAGAGTTAGGATTTATAGTGAACAAAAGAAGTCACATAGAAGTTGATGCTGAATTGTTTCTGTATAAACTTTTTTATAATCACAATTTCTGTAAGTAATTTTTCTTTACAATGCCACTCGTATACAAGTAAGAAGGCACTCTAATCAAATACATTCTCTTGCAACTAAAAAAGCAAGTgaatggagaaaaaaaaatagaaaaaatttgTCATAAATGACAGATTGCCCTTTACTCTTCATCCTTCAAGCTACTTTCAACCTAGAAGTGAGATCAACAAAGGCATCTTCTTTGCAAGGAATTGTTagacccccatggggatggtggAAGCCAAACTCTTCCTCTGCACGGCTAAGCAGTTGCTGGAACGATGGATCGTTTAAGTAAGATACCGGAACCACGAACCGCTTCCTTTGAATCTCTCCCACGTAAACCGCCACATGGCCTTTTGGAACATCCAGTTGGTTTTTGGTAAAACCTGACTGCATCTTCAAGATTTTCTTTGCATGAGGAACCAAAGATAGCAATGGAACCCCCATTTGTGTTAAGACGAAAGATTGAGAAAGAGATTTGAAGTTTTGTTCAGATTGGTACAGAACCAAGTAGAAGAGGAAGTAAACAGTTGAATTTGGTTGTTTCAGCCTCATAGTATGTTTATATTTATAGAGATATGAAGAAAGAGCTTTGAAAGTCATTGGTGTTTATCTAATTTGTAAGTGTGGTATTGGAGTTTGGTGGTTGGGTATTTGAGTAGACACTTCCACATGGCTTTGCCTAACTAATCATAGCTGATCCTATTATCCTAttatccttttctttctccACAGATATTCTATGGCTTATATTTGTTTGTATATaagatttttttgtttgttgGCTAAATTGTTCCATTCATTATCAGGATTCACTGTCCAAGCACCTTAGTTGTTACACCAAATTAAATGAGTCAAGATAGAGTGAACGACAATGAAAATCGGATAATAGAATATTCTTGTATTTGGATTGCAATGGATGATTTCATTGATGGTTGTACTTTGCTAAAATGTCTTGAATCTGTTATCTGACGCTCTAAATGACCATGTACAGGGGTCTCACATCAGGATACAGGGGTGACACGCTCTTGTAGGAGCTCAAGGACAACATACCAAAACCTAAGGTGTATATGCATTTTCTTATTTATGTGTTTAGCCCTAGGGTTTAGAGAGATGTGATAGATATAAACTCTCTAATCTTAGATGCCTCTACAACTTTTATCATCTTACATTTCTCTCTAATAATAAATTGATCTCTCCATCTACTGTGGATGTAGCAGCTAACACACTTATTGAGACATGTAATCTTCATGTCAATCTTTATTGTCTATGTTTTCTCCCTTATCAATTTCATAACAAATTTGATGTTCAAGTTGAGAAATAACGAAAAAAGGCATAAGCatcaaattataaattaaagaatatttttgCTCTCATTAACAAATTTCTCAGTCCTTGTTTAGTAGATTGAGTGTTGTGAACCATGCAAATTGAAATGAGATTTTAATCGATCTAAATTGCAGTGAGTAGGTCAATTACATCGCATTGGCTCAGTCAATGTATCTGTATTAATTTTCTGACCGACTTAAAAGCTTAAGCAAATTGGTCAtggataaatttaatatttatatcaatgCTCTAGCATTGCTCTCACCTTTGActagaaaatttttaaatcactTCCAAACAAGCACTTCATTATTTAGGATCACAACTGGAATTTGTGTAATAATATTGTTAAGTTTCTCTTGAAGGGAAGTTGATATGATAATTCATAACTAAGGTTTTGAGTGCAAAAATAAGATTCGACTTCCATTGTAGCCGATGTTTGTCATTGTTTTACCTTACTGCATCAGAGATTTTTGCTTCTTCCTGTGGAGAGATTTATTCGAATGTTTTCGAAATGTTAGCTTAAATCTTGTAATGTTAATAGCTTATAACTTAGCATATGCAAATTGGTGCCCCACATTTCAAGAAAAAAAGTTGTAATCTTGATTAAATTATCAGAAAAACACAAGGCAAAAGAATAAACACAAGTTTTTTGTGGACAAAAGAATTCAACTCCATTGCAACTCATGTGTGTCACTTTACACATTGAAGTTCCCTTTACATTGATATTCAACTCTATCTTCTATGgacaaaaaatgaaaagaaaagttgTCAAAACTGTCAAGAGTATATTCTCTATGTTCTCAATCGTTCATGAAATATGCAATCTCGAAGTGACATCAATGAAGGCTTCTTCTTTGCAGGGAATGGTCAAACCTCCTGTTGGATGGCTGAATCCAAACTCTTCTTCAGCTCTACTAAGTAAATGCACAAATGAAGGATGATTCAAGTAAGAAATAGGAACCAAAAACCGCTTTCTTTGGTTTTCGCCAACATATACCGGAATATGGCCTTTGGGAACATCAGATTGACATCTCGTAGAAACAGTTTTCATCTTGAGAATTTGCTTGGTGCTGAGGAGGACCGAAGGCAAACGAATTCCCATGTCTCAATTTGATTGAGCTCTTGATATGAATATGGAAATGGTAAAATATGCTTGTACTTGAAAGAGAATATGCGAAAGATTTGAGTTGGAGATCAGCTGGTTGTTTTGAGTGTATATATAgaaggagaaagaagaggagATGAGAACAAAAGATAGCAGATACATGTTAAAGCTAACCCACTTCATCAAATACTCACATGGGTTGCTTTTAGTGGTTGAAGTACAATCACTTTCAAATTTGATCCAATTTCTATTACTGGTGGACCCTCTTGTCCCAATAAATGAAGTCATATTCAAACATATCCATCTTGCTGAAAATACTAGTAGGTATTAGATGCATGTTGCCAAATATGTGGTGTGTAAAATGATGCATGTTGTAATATCACAAGAAGCAGAGGACTCAAAAGCCTAAAAGGATGCTTGGGATCTGAGGCTTGTCATTAAGGAAGCTCACATGTATGTTTGCTGCTGCATAATACTAAGTGGTAAAATTGGTTCCCAGCATACCAAAATCGTTTACAACAATAACTGGCTTAAACAAGCTGTCTTGCTGAAGTTTGATTTGAAAGgaatcagatttttttttatgatagaTCACCACTTTGAATGGATTGTTTTGGAGTTGTTCAGAATAATCATTCGTCTTCCTGTTGCTCTCTTTCCGAGTTTTTCACAGACTTCTCCATTCAAAACTTATGCTTAAATTGGAATGCTTTAATTTTTCTTGCTCAGTATTTATGTTGTATTTGTTATAGTACTTTATTGTTTTTGTCtcattctattttttatttcattctaTTTTGATCCTTAGTCTCTTTTCATACCTcaacaacaataaaaaaaaaagggctTGTCAGGTGGTCTTAATTCTCAATTTGAAGTTTTAATTGATACAACTCTAAATGAAAAAGGGAAAGTAACAGGATTTACGAAATTGAGTTGAAGCGGTGCCAGTAAATTTATTGTTAATGTCAGAACCAAAATCTGCCTTCAATTTATTGTTGATGTCAGAACCAAAGTCTTCTTCAATATATGAAGGTAGCAAATCTTTGACACTTCAATCAAATTTGGACATGGGCATTAGTCTCCCTTCCACTTTTCTCACTGTCAAGCAAATTCTATATATATCAGagtcaagatttttttttctttactaaGAAATAACTTTTCATTATATGATTATCAAGTTTgataaaaaatagagagaatTGAGAATTGTATTCAATATTGTTATCAACATTACCATGGGAAGAGAATTAATAGAGAAACCCTAACAATGTCCAATGGACTTGAGATCTGAAGAATACAAAATTAACCGTACATTTAATAAcctaataataatgaaaatgaataaatcttcaacatatatatataatttttttgaaacggatacaacctctttattaatataataataatgagataaaagctcatagtacaagagaattatacaatgaGCATGTAACCAAGGATCCGAAGTGCACCTaggcatctcaactaggttgacacccgaatagcaccctcatcatatccaaacaagctaaaaactaaaacaaagGAGTAATGTCCGGAagcaaaacaaaaccaaaagaagtacaaagaaatacaaatacaaataaaaagacTAAAAGACTATATCAAACTAAACATCCATCAACTCGCATTGAGACAAACTTGA is drawn from Cucumis melo cultivar AY chromosome 11, USDA_Cmelo_AY_1.0, whole genome shotgun sequence and contains these coding sequences:
- the LOC107991561 gene encoding auxin-responsive protein SAUR24-like — protein: MTFKALSSYLYKYKHTMRLKQPNSTVYFLFYLVLYQSEQNFKSLSQSFVLTQMGVPLLSLVPHAKKILKMQSGFTKNQLDVPKGHVAVYVGEIQRKRFVVPVSYLNDPSFQQLLSRAEEEFGFHHPHGGLTIPCKEDAFVDLTSRLKVA
- the LOC103497282 gene encoding auxin-responsive protein SAUR21-like; the encoded protein is MGIRLPSVLLSTKQILKMKTVSTRCQSDVPKGHIPVYVGENQRKRFLVPISYLNHPSFVHLLSRAEEEFGFSHPTGGLTIPCKEEAFIDVTSRLHIS
- the LOC127143857 gene encoding auxin-responsive protein SAUR23-like: MGIRLPSVLLSAKQILKMKSVSTRCQSDVPKGHIPVYVGENQRKRFFVPISYLNHPSFVNLLSRAEEEFGFSHPTGGLIIPCKEEAFIDVTSRLHIS